CTCATTTCTGTTCTACTCTCTTTTTCTTTAAAAAGGTGGGTATGCTTCATTTTTGAGAAAGCGCCTTTGGTCATTTCGTCTTCAAAGACTTTCGGTCTGTTCAAAATGGTCATGCGAACAGTAAGCTTCTGTTTTACTCCGAAATGCGTCGCTTCCCAAGTGACGGTATCATCCAGTTCCATAAGACCTTCCGTTTTTCCAGCGACCGCTCGTTCCTTTGACTGAGACGTGGAAGCAGTGTGTGCGTCGATGCTTCTCGCCAAATCGAAAACACGCTCAATCGGAGCATTGATTTGTGTGGTGAGTTCGATAACGGCCATTTGTTTCTTTCGCTGAACGGTGAGACCAGACACCCAGCCCAAAAGCTCAGTCGTCCTGTTGATTTTTAGAATTTTGGGGCGGGTTACATGGGTTGTCTGCGTCGTCTTGATCGCTCACTTTCGGATTTAATCGCGCAATGACACTACGAATACCCATGCTTTCGATACAATCTTCAACCACTAAAAATGCAATAACCCACAGCAGAATTAGCGCTGGCTGCAGATCTTCATGGTCGTGCCAGATGAATGTCAAAAAGCCGACGTAGGGAACTACCCAGATAACTGGCCAAAGAGTTCTATTTTTGTTCAGTTTATAGAGAGCCCATCGCTCCCGCCAATCCAGTGGCTCTACTTCAATGGTATCATACTTCGAACCCTGAGCTTTGATTCCTTTTTTTCTTTCATACAACCTGTGCTCACGTTTTTCGACACCGCTTAAGCTAGGCGTAGGGATCGTCCATCTGAAAGTTTTCATTTTGCTTTAGCGATCGTCAAGAGGTGGCGCGTAGTGAGCGCAGCGAACGGAGTTGTCCACTCTCGCCTGGTTCTCCTTTGGTTTTGGACAGCCAGTGAGCTGTCCCTTTTGACTCATCCAGTTCCCATTCTCCAGTAACTTTCTTCAGACTGTAAATTCTGCCACCACCGTCCATTGGGCCTCTGACTACTCCAGTCCTCACCTCTACATTTTCTCGGTCAATGACTCGAATTGAGAGTATCGGATCTACACCATC
The Coraliomargarita sinensis DNA segment above includes these coding regions:
- a CDS encoding SRPBCC family protein; translation: MAVIELTTQINAPIERVFDLARSIDAHTASTSQSKERAVAGKTEGLMELDDTVTWEATHFGVKQKLTVRMTILNRPKVFEDEMTKGAFSKMKHTHLFKEKESRTEMSDRFEFEAPLGILGRLAEKMFLTNYMKAFLRKRNEELKQMAESGNWEQFLPQQAEPAGGHNSGGCAPSA